The sequence below is a genomic window from Chondrinema litorale.
CGACTGATCTACTATAAAAAGTTAAGCTTTTTAAAGAAACTAGTTTTATAAGATGCTCCAATTGGAATTATCTTATTGGGCATAATTATATTGCTCATATCTTCGATAGTTTCTATCTGGTTGATGTTAACTATAAATGATCGGTGTACCCTTGAAAACTCAGAATCTGGCAATCTACTGGCAATACCTTTCATGGTAGAATGCACTATAAATTTCTTCTGTCCAGTATGAATGATTACATAGTCTGACAGCGCCTCAACAAATTTGATATCATTAAGCTTGATTCTAACAATCTTACTATCAGCTTTTACATAAATATCTTCTTTGCCTTGAGTATCTAGTACATCTTTAGAAAAATTGTTTTCTACTTTTTGAACTGCTTGCAAGAAACGCTTGTACTCAACAGGTTTTATCAGATAGTCTGTAATGGTAAGTTCATACGCTTTTACAGCATAGTCATTCCTACCAGTAACTAATACAAACTGAGGTTTATGCTCTAGTGATTCCACTAGTTCAATACCTGTCATCTGAGGCATCTCAATATCCAGAAAAACAAGATCGATTTTTTCTTTTTTGAGTAGGTTATAAGCATCTATAGCATTATCGATGTCAGCTACCAATTCAAGTCCTTCTGTTCTTTCTACAAAATCCTTGATTACCATTCTTGCTACATCTTCGTCGTCTACTACGATACATCTCATACTTTTATAGAATATTGGTTTAACGATTGAAACTTTAGGAAAAGTCCTAAAAACTTTGTGATCAGTTTATTAGAGATCAGCTGATTTGTAACCTTTTATAGATTAAATTCCTTCTATGTTAATACCAAAATAAAAATTGCCAAAAAATTATTGCAACCAAAATAATAATAATAATACAATAAAAACTAGATATACGGGGAATATTATAAAGACAGCAGTAAAATAGTGCAATTAATTATTGCATTAATGATATTTAAATAGAAGACAAAGGTATTGATTAATAATTGTTAACTACTGCTAGGCAAATTATGTAAGCGCTGGATATATTTCCCTAAAATATCAAACTCCAAATTAATCTTTGTCCCAGCTTTTATTTGTTGAAAGTTTGTATGCTCAAAGGTGTAAGGAATAATGGCAACACTTAATTGACCTAACTGAGAGTTAACCACAGTAAGGCTTACACCATTTACACAAATAGAACCTTTTTCTACTGTAAAATTCCCAGTGGAAGTATCATATTCAAAAGTAAATAACCAGCTTCCAGCTTCGTCTTTTACACTTATACACTCACCTACTTGATCTACATGACCTTGTACAATGTGGCCATCGAATCTGCCATTTGCAGGCATACTTCTCTCAAGGTTTATCAGGCTACCCGTTTGCCAATCTCCAAGATTACTTTTTCTTAAAGTTTCTTGAATAGCTGTTACAGTATGTACTCCTTCGCTTATACTAATAACAGTAAGGCACACTCCATTGTGTGCCAAACTTTGATCTACTTTTAATTCGTGAGATATGGGTGACTTGATACTAAAAATCACATTTTCTTGCTCTTTTTCTATGCCAACTACCTCACCCAAACTCTCAAC
It includes:
- a CDS encoding LytR/AlgR family response regulator transcription factor — translated: MRCIVVDDEDVARMVIKDFVERTEGLELVADIDNAIDAYNLLKKEKIDLVFLDIEMPQMTGIELVESLEHKPQFVLVTGRNDYAVKAYELTITDYLIKPVEYKRFLQAVQKVENNFSKDVLDTQGKEDIYVKADSKIVRIKLNDIKFVEALSDYVIIHTGQKKFIVHSTMKGIASRLPDSEFSRVHRSFIVNINQIETIEDMSNIIMPNKIIPIGASYKTSFFKKLNFL
- a CDS encoding riboflavin synthase, giving the protein MFTGIVESLGEVVGIEKEQENVIFSIKSPISHELKVDQSLAHNGVCLTVISISEGVHTVTAIQETLRKSNLGDWQTGSLINLERSMPANGRFDGHIVQGHVDQVGECISVKDEAGSWLFTFEYDTSTGNFTVEKGSICVNGVSLTVVNSQLGQLSVAIIPYTFEHTNFQQIKAGTKINLEFDILGKYIQRLHNLPSSS